A genomic stretch from Candidatus Neomarinimicrobiota bacterium includes:
- a CDS encoding NAD(P)/FAD-dependent oxidoreductase has protein sequence MFDSIIIGGGIGGSASALRAAQNGMKTLWVLGSKKSRKRSRSQWVMNLDNIVGFHEDIIKTQVIKTLKKNKQDEAITLLENEHYHINNRMLIQNTVQRIERGFPNVTIMEGEVSQLEKTEIGFSIQLDDKLSEGKAVILSTGVMDEQPHILKQNKKGDWEETPKWLYPFANREQALYCIRCEGHLTTEESVAVIGHSNMAAELAMMLYERYGNKVHILANGETSTISDDRMKILKKYNIDIISGPITGLVSEGAKQLHGFEFESLENIVVKFALVSLGLHRVYNDLARQVGARLMDEDQPEEKRHVWINHKGETSVHGLFAVGDMTKREDEPIMKQVYTAQEYAVRAVDTVDSRRRKALRASFVSY, from the coding sequence ATGTTTGATAGTATAATTATTGGAGGAGGAATTGGCGGATCCGCTTCTGCACTTCGTGCCGCCCAGAATGGGATGAAAACTCTTTGGGTTTTAGGATCAAAAAAATCTAGAAAACGCAGCCGGTCACAATGGGTGATGAACTTGGATAATATTGTAGGATTTCATGAAGATATCATCAAAACCCAAGTCATTAAAACATTGAAAAAGAACAAGCAGGATGAAGCGATTACACTTCTTGAAAATGAGCATTATCATATCAATAATCGTATGCTGATTCAGAATACCGTTCAACGGATTGAAAGGGGATTCCCTAATGTGACAATAATGGAGGGCGAAGTTTCCCAATTGGAAAAAACTGAAATAGGTTTTTCTATCCAATTAGACGATAAATTATCTGAGGGGAAGGCTGTTATTTTATCCACGGGTGTTATGGATGAACAACCTCATATTTTGAAACAAAATAAAAAAGGTGACTGGGAAGAAACCCCGAAGTGGCTATACCCATTTGCGAATAGGGAACAGGCGCTATACTGTATTCGATGTGAAGGCCATTTAACGACCGAGGAATCTGTTGCAGTGATTGGTCATTCAAATATGGCGGCAGAATTGGCTATGATGCTTTATGAACGATATGGAAATAAAGTACATATTTTAGCAAATGGGGAAACATCTACTATTTCTGATGATCGAATGAAAATTCTCAAGAAATATAACATAGATATTATTTCAGGTCCAATTACCGGCTTAGTCAGTGAAGGTGCAAAGCAACTACACGGTTTTGAATTTGAATCTCTTGAAAATATAGTTGTGAAATTTGCTTTAGTATCTTTGGGGCTCCATCGTGTATATAATGATCTCGCACGGCAAGTTGGAGCCCGATTAATGGATGAGGATCAACCAGAAGAAAAACGTCATGTATGGATCAATCATAAGGGAGAGACATCTGTACATGGATTATTTGCTGTGGGTGATATGACAAAGCGGGAAGATGAACCGATCATGAAACAAGTTTATACTGCGCAAGAATATGCTGTGAGAGCTGTAGATACGGTTGATTCTAGAAGACGGAAAGCGTTGAGGGCATCCTTCGTTTCTTATTAA
- a CDS encoding NAD(P)H-hydrate epimerase, whose translation MPLITVDQMREVDRLMAGHYNISLTQMMENAGNALSQLSQDYLRNSTILHPKITLLCGAGNNGGGGMVAARHLANRGVDVTILLFSDKSKLKAIPKKQWNILNELPVKQMIKPSSLKLEEAFSNSDIIVDAMIGYGISGPLRGSIQNAVSILSNYSSKIIISLDAPTGFRFNEKNEPSFVVHATATLTLALPKKGMNDSKNREILGDLYLGDISVPPMLYEKMGIPYSDPFKSSNYIRIP comes from the coding sequence GTGCCGCTAATCACTGTTGATCAAATGCGGGAAGTGGACCGACTGATGGCGGGTCACTACAACATCTCTTTAACACAAATGATGGAGAATGCAGGAAATGCACTTTCGCAATTGAGTCAGGATTATCTCAGAAACTCAACAATCCTTCATCCTAAAATTACCCTATTGTGCGGAGCGGGGAATAATGGTGGTGGTGGAATGGTGGCTGCTCGTCATTTAGCCAATCGTGGCGTTGATGTAACAATCTTACTTTTTTCTGATAAATCAAAACTGAAAGCGATTCCAAAAAAACAATGGAATATTTTGAATGAATTGCCGGTAAAACAAATGATTAAACCATCATCTTTAAAATTGGAAGAAGCATTTTCTAATTCGGATATTATTGTTGATGCAATGATTGGATATGGAATAAGTGGACCATTACGGGGGTCAATACAAAATGCTGTTAGTATTCTGAGTAATTACTCATCCAAAATTATCATTTCATTGGATGCACCAACAGGATTTCGATTTAATGAAAAAAATGAACCATCATTTGTTGTTCATGCAACTGCAACTCTGACACTGGCGTTACCAAAGAAAGGTATGAATGACTCTAAAAATAGAGAAATATTAGGAGATTTGTATCTCGGTGATATTTCTGTCCCACCAATGCTATATGAGAAAATGGGTATTCCCTACTCCGACCCGTTTAAGAGTAGCAATTATATTCGAATTCCTTGA
- a CDS encoding DUF3179 domain-containing protein, with translation MKILTAIFLVLYLGGCKDENSPNPLSGDWTIDTNYLRQGCFSGKDCIPSLEHPGKSIIGDNNLSFLDDNDLVVGIWDGNDYIAYPHSILDWHEIVNENGYSISYCPLTGSALHINTDSEFGVSGLLYNSNLIMYDRNSESHWPQMLLQSAEGSRQGDELTLNSMIETTWATWKKLFPETKILNSATGYSRDYNSYPYGSYKTCNSASCGDYIYFPVSVVDNRLPAKTRVLSIISNTTKKSYPIQNFIQPTIINETIDGVQFAVILSADEKIGVAFKTELNLSIETWDIGTGTILLADANGNQWNILGRLINGNMNDLVPAKSFISYWFSQAAFYPETEIHS, from the coding sequence ATGAAAATTTTAACAGCAATATTTTTAGTCTTGTACCTTGGAGGCTGCAAAGACGAGAATTCACCTAATCCGCTATCCGGTGATTGGACGATTGACACAAATTATCTAAGACAAGGGTGCTTTTCAGGAAAAGACTGTATCCCTAGTTTAGAGCATCCCGGTAAATCAATTATCGGTGACAATAATCTTTCCTTTCTTGATGATAACGATCTAGTTGTTGGAATCTGGGACGGTAATGATTATATCGCATACCCCCATTCAATTTTAGACTGGCATGAAATAGTCAATGAAAATGGATATAGCATTTCATACTGCCCTCTCACGGGAAGTGCATTGCATATTAACACAGATAGTGAATTCGGCGTATCCGGGTTGTTGTATAACAGCAATTTGATTATGTACGACCGGAATTCAGAAAGCCATTGGCCGCAAATGCTGCTTCAATCAGCTGAGGGATCTCGACAAGGCGACGAACTGACACTCAATTCCATGATAGAAACAACATGGGCTACGTGGAAAAAATTATTCCCGGAAACGAAAATATTGAATTCTGCGACCGGTTATTCCCGGGATTACAATTCTTATCCCTATGGTAGCTACAAAACTTGTAATTCTGCTAGCTGTGGTGATTATATTTATTTTCCTGTATCTGTAGTAGATAATAGACTACCAGCAAAAACGCGAGTCTTGTCAATTATTTCCAACACAACTAAAAAATCCTACCCCATTCAAAACTTTATCCAGCCTACAATTATAAATGAAACTATCGACGGGGTTCAGTTTGCTGTCATTCTTTCTGCCGATGAAAAAATTGGTGTTGCATTCAAGACCGAGTTGAATCTTTCAATCGAAACCTGGGACATTGGAACCGGTACCATTTTGCTTGCCGATGCGAATGGCAACCAATGGAATATTCTTGGTCGCTTGATCAACGGAAATATGAATGACCTCGTTCCAGCAAAGTCATTCATATCATATTGGTTTTCTCAGGCGGCTTTTTATCCTGAAACAGAAATTCATTCATGA
- a CDS encoding thioredoxin fold domain-containing protein, producing the protein MKNTLILLLGLTTALLMADEKDVFSKIRLEEAFIEGKSQGKAVIVKFHADWCHNCRKMDRETFANSSIKMALENYIALKVDIETKEGLALAHAYGVKALPTILVFNENGKITYQQAGFQTAKQFRKVLNTIDE; encoded by the coding sequence ATGAAAAATACACTAATACTTCTATTAGGATTAACAACAGCATTATTAATGGCAGATGAAAAAGATGTTTTCTCGAAGATTAGACTAGAAGAAGCTTTCATCGAAGGGAAATCTCAAGGGAAGGCGGTCATAGTAAAATTTCATGCAGACTGGTGCCATAATTGCAGGAAAATGGATCGTGAAACGTTTGCAAATAGTTCAATTAAAATGGCTTTGGAAAATTATATTGCCTTAAAGGTAGATATAGAGACAAAAGAAGGTCTTGCTTTGGCTCATGCTTATGGCGTGAAAGCGCTCCCAACGATTTTGGTATTTAATGAGAATGGAAAGATTACATATCAGCAAGCAGGATTTCAAACAGCCAAACAATTTAGAAAGGTGCTCAACACTATAGATGAATGA